The Zingiber officinale cultivar Zhangliang chromosome 9A, Zo_v1.1, whole genome shotgun sequence genome window below encodes:
- the LOC122019506 gene encoding pistil-specific extensin-like protein: protein MTWSTQKIAHYLSNGDAVNIPATSFRQFRLLRFPTGTYFPPATTVVASCDHRHWQPPMPPPWPQPSPPAAIAASSHRCLLSRPQPSPPVAVAADNHRCLLPRPQPPPPATSTAGSHRCLLLRPQLPPPVTIAAGSHRCLLPRPQLPPPAGVASVSRRCLIPRS, encoded by the coding sequence atgacttggtcaacacagaagatagCTCACTATCTGAGTAacggagatgcggtcaacattccagccaCGTCATTTCGGCAGTtccgtcttctcagattcccAACAGGAACATATTTTCCTCCCGCGACCACAGTCGTCGCCTCCTGCGACCATCGCCATTGGCAACCACCGATGCCTCCTCCCTGGCCACAGCCGTCGCCTCCTGCGGCCATCGCCGCCAGCAGCCACCGCTGCCTCCTCTCGCGGCCACAACCATCGCCTCCTGTGGCCGTTGCCGCCGACAACCACCGCTGCCTCCtcccgcggccacagccgccgccTCCTGCTACCAGCACCGCCGGCAGCCACCGATGCCTCCTCCTGCGGCCACAGCTGCCGCCTCCTGTGACCATCGCCGCCGGCAGCCACCGCTGCCTCCTCCCGCGACCACAACTGCCGCCTCCAGCGGGTGTCGCCTCCGTCAGTCGTCGTTGCCTCATCCCGCGGTCATAG